The following are encoded together in the Daucus carota subsp. sativus chromosome 5, DH1 v3.0, whole genome shotgun sequence genome:
- the LOC108223567 gene encoding large ribosomal subunit protein mL102 (rPPR5), producing the protein MSYFTISKASQFKLYKSSYPFSLKRLPFCSLASPDPPLKNDEIFTDPIPIQETQVLKNDKISSVSSPIQETQAVKNDEISTNPSPNQETQVQSERLMRRTPRGKLRNQEKVEDIICRMMANRAWTTRLQNSIRSLVTQFDHDLVYNVLHGARNAEHALQFFRWVERAGLFKHDYVTHCKIIEIIGRASKLNHARCILLDMPKKGVEWDEELFVMLIDSYGKAGIVQESVKLFQKMSELGVPRTIKSYDTLFKVIMRRGRYMMAKRYFNKMSGEGIVPTVHTYNVMIWGFFLSKRVETANRFFEEMKSKEILPNEVTYNTMINGYYRVKNVEEAEKYFAEMKGRDIVPNVITYTTMIKGYVETGQFDKGLDIFGEMQNFGLKPNAITYSTLLPGLCEAQKMSEARAVLKEMAAKYIAPTDNSIFKRLMLSQCEVGDLDAAADVLKAMIRLSIPTEAGHYGVLIEHFCKAGVYDKAVNFLDKLIEKEVILGQQSVLDMEPTAYNPMIEYLCNNGKTKKAETLFRQLMKVGVQDPIAFNNLIRGHSKEGNPDSAFELTKIMIRRKIPSEASAYKLLTESYLRKGEPADAKSALDSMIENGHLPDSSLYRSVMESLFEDGRVQTASRVMQAMLDKGVKEHMDVVAKILEALLLRGHVEEAIGRIELLLHSGCVPDVDSLLSVLCEKGKTIAALKLVDFCLERDCNIDFSSYEKVLDSLLTAGKTLNAYSILCKIMEKGGNTDWSSCEELIKSLNEQGNTKQADVLSRMIKGKNKTTGSKKGKKLEAMAS; encoded by the coding sequence ATGTCTTATTTCACCATATCCAAAGCTTCCCAATTCAAACTCTACAAATCTTCATATCCATTTTCACTCAAGAGGCTCCCTTTTTGTTCATTAGCATCTCCAGACCCACCTCTCAAGAATGATGAGATCTTCACTGATCCAATCCCAATTCAAGAAACCCAAGTGCTCAAGAATGATAAAATCTCCAGTGTTTCAAGCCCAATTCAGGAGACCCAAGCAGTCAAGAATGATGAAATCTCCACTAATCCAAGCCCAAATCAAGAAACCCAGGTTCAATCAGAGAGGCTCATGAGGCGAACTCCAAGAGGTAAGCTCCGAAATCAAGAAAAAGTAGAGGATATAATTTGTAGAATGATGGCTAATAGGGCTTGGACTACTCGGTTACAGAACTCTATTCGTAGTTTAGTTACTCAATTTGATCATGACTTGGTTTATAATGTGTTGCATGGTGCTCGAAATGCGGAGCACGCGCTTCAGTTCTTTCGGTGGGTTGAGCGTGCGGGGTTGTTTAAGCATGATTATGTGACGCATTGTAAGATCATTGAGATTATAGGACGTGCATCAAAGCTTAATCATGCTAGGtgtattttgttagatatgccTAAGAAGGGTGTTGAGTGGGATGAGGAACTTTTTGTTATGTTGATTGATAGTTATGGTAAGGCGGGCATTGTTCAGGAGAGTGTCAAGTTGTTTCAGAAAATGTCGGAATTGGGGGTTCCGAGGACTATTAAGTCTTATGATACTTTGTTTAAGGTGATAATGAGGCGGGGAAGGTATATGATGGCtaaaagatattttaataaGATGTCGGGGGAAGGGATAGTTCCGACAGTTCATACTTATAATGTTATGATTTGGGGTTTCTTCCTTTCGAAAAGGGTTGAGACTGCGAATAGGTTCTTTGAGGAGatgaaaagcaaggagattttaCCTAATGAGGTTACTTACAATACTATGATTAATGGGTATTATAGGGTTAAGAACGTGGAGGAAGCTGAGAAATATTTTGCGGAGATGAAGGGAAGAGATATAGTTCCTAATGTAATTACTTATACCACCATGATTAAAGGGTATGTAGAGACTGGCCAATTTGACAAGGGGTTGGATATTTTTGGAGAAATGCAAAATTTTGGTCTGAAGCCAAATGCTATTACATACTCAACTTTGTTGCCAGGGTTATGTGAGGCCCAGAAGATGTCTGAGGCTAGGGCAGTTTTGAAAGAGATGGCGGCAAAGTACATTGCTCCCACAGATAATTCCATTTTCAAAAGGCTAATGTTGAGTCAGTGCGAGGTGGGTGATTTGGATGCAGCTGCTGATGTGCTTAAAGCAATGATTAGACTGAGCATTCCAACTGAGGCTGGACATTATGGTGTTTTAATTGAGCATTTTTGCAAGGCTGGTGTCTATGATAAGGCTGTAAACTTCTTGGATAAGCTCATTGAGAAGGAAGTTATATTGGGGCAACAAAGTGTGTTGGATATGGAGCCTACTGCTTACAACCCCATGATTGAGTACCTCTGCAACAATGGAAAAACTAAGAAAGCTGAAACTCTGTTCCGGCAATTGATGAAAGTGGGTGTCCAGGATCCAATTGCCTTTAACAATCTGATCCGTGGTCACTCGAAGGAAGGGAATCCTGATTCTGCCTTTGAACTTACAAAGATCATGATTAGGAGAAAAATCCCTTCAGAAGCCAGTGCATATAAGCTGCTCACTGAGAGCTACTTGAGGAAAGGTGAACCAGCTGATGCTAAATCGGCTCTGGATAGTATGATTGAAAATGGACATCTGCCTGACTCATCTTTATATAGGTCAGTGATGGAGAGTTTGTTTGAAGATGGAAGGGTCCAGACAGCAAGTCGTGTCATGCAAGCTATGTTAGACAAGGGGGTGAAAGAGCACATGGATGTAGTTGCCAAGATATTGGAAGCTTTACTCCTGAGGGGTCATGTTGAGGAAGCCATTGGACGAATTGAACTGCTTCTGCATAGCGGATGTGTGCCTGATGTGGATAGTCTGTTATCTGTACTGTGTGAAAAAGGAAAGACCATTGCTGCTTTAAAGCTTGTAGATTTTTGTTTGGAAAGAGATTGTAACATTGATTTTTCAAGCTACGAGAAGGTGCTAGATTCATTGTTAACAGCTGGGAAGACTCTCAATGCGTATTCCATCTTATGTAAAATAATGGAGAAAGGGGGTAACACAGATTGGAGTAGCTGTGAGGAACTGATTAAGAGCCTCAACGAGCAGGGTAACACAAAACAAGCAGATGTCCTCTCGAGGATGATCAAGGGTAAGAATAAAACAACTGGAAGCAAGAAAGGGAAGAAGCTAGAAGCCATGGCTTCTTAA
- the LOC108219929 gene encoding 29 kDa ribonucleoprotein A, chloroplastic has protein sequence MSVSATNASSLHFLSLSPKTPLNSSNLNFIPFFPKIFSSTLSLSISSSNTKVFKPVSCSRLRVAIDEDTTTFSSDLDEDEEEDNRSFSPDLKLFVGNLPFNCDSAVLAGLFGRAGTVEMVEVIYDKITGRSRGFAFVTMSTVQEVEAAAQQFNGYEIEGRALRVNFGPPPPREENSFRAPRGGAGGGGGGGRSFDNTNRLYVGNLSWDVDNVALETLFSEQGKVVDAKVVYDRETGRSRGFGFVTYGSSNEVNRAIDNLNGVDLEGRQIRVSVAEAPPQRRY, from the exons ATGTCTGTCTCAGCTACTAATGCTTCTTCACTTCActtcctctccctctctcccaaGACTCCCCTCAACTCTTCAAACCTGAATTTCATTCCTTTTTTCCCCAAGATTTTCAGCTCAACCTTATCCTTATCCATATCTTCTTCCAACACTAAAGTCTTTAAGCCTGTCTCGTGTTCGAGGTTGAGAGTTGCTATTGATGAGGATACTACTACTTTCTCCTCTGACttggatgaagatgaagaggagGATAACAGGAGCTTCTCGCCTGACCTCAAGCTGTTTGTGGGTAACTTGCCGTTCAATTGTGATAGTGCGGTTCTTGCTGGCTTGTTTGGCCGTGCTGGCACTGTGGAAATGGTTGAG GTTATATATGACAAAATCACAGGAAGAAGTCGTGGATTTGCTTTTGTGACTATGTCAACTGTTCAGGAAGTAGAGGCAGCTGCTCAGCAGTTCAATGGTTAT GAAATTGAAGGCAGAGCATTGAGGGTGAATTTTGGACCTCCTCCTCCCAGAGAAGAGAACTCTTTCAGAGCACCCAGGGGTGGTGctggcggcggcggcggcggaggCAGAAGTTTCGATAACACCAACAGGCTATATGTTGGTAACCTTTCTTGGGATGTTGATAATGTTGCACTTGAAACCTTGTTCAGCGAGCAAGGGAAGGTTGTGGATGCAAAGGTGGTCTACGACAGAGAGACTGGTAGATCAAGGGGATTCGGATTTGTGACTTATGGTTCATCTAATGAGGTCAACCGTGCTATTGATAATCTGAACGGAGTT GACCTTGAGGGTAGACAAATCCGTGTGAGTGTTGCTGAAGCTCCACCACAGAGGCGCTATTAA
- the LOC135152935 gene encoding uncharacterized protein At2g29880-like — translation MESNTDTIMDVERGAGRNKRKWSEEEDEKLVESLIELVNNGAYKADNGFKPGYLGFLENSLSVKLPTSGLKGKPHIESRIKTLKKDFNMVYDLRYGSTSGFGWNSENQLVTASRDVWAEYAKSHVGVLKWRSTPFPFFDDLAIIFGKDRATGHNAESAMETEENINLEEAAQGKNDDSSMQASDESTSRRSSKRKKFDAEQMAEVMYNASKMIAAEFANSTKMMAAEFASSTKLLIAAETDRLEKKEKLMDELSKISDIDVVQRFKAAKKIADSENLMVLFFGASDAEKKQLVDAILAREI, via the exons ATGGAATCGAATACTGATACTATCATGGACGTGGAAAGAGGTGCAGGGAGAAACAAAAGGAAGTGgtctgaagaagaagatgagaaaTTGGTCGAGTCTCTTATAGAACTTGTGAACAATGGAGCATACAAAGCTGACAATGGTTTCAAGCCGGGATATCTTGGATTTCTGGAAAACTCATTGAGCGTCAAACTACCAACTTCAGGCCTCAAGGGGAAGCCACATATCGAGTCTCGAATAAAAACTCTCAAGAAGGATTTTAATATGGTTTATGACCTAAGATATGGAAGCACATCTGGTTTTGGCTGGAATTCTGAAAATCAACTGGTCACGGCATCAAGAGATGTATGGGCTGAATATGCCAAG TCTCATGTTGGGGTTTTGAAATGGAGAAGCACACCATTTCCATTTTTTGACGATCTTGCAATAATCTTTGGCAAAGATAGAGCAACTGGTCATAATGCTGAAAGTGCAATGGAGACGGAAGAAAATATTAATCTAGAAGAAGCTGCTCAAGGAAAGAATGATGATTCGAGTATGCAAGCATCTGATGAGTCTACTTCTAGAAGGAGTTCAAAAAGGAAAAAGTTTGATGCTGAACAAATGGCTGAGGTGATGTATAATGCTTCTAAAATGATAGCGGCTGAGTTtgcaaattcaactaaaatgaTGGCAGCTGAATTTGCGAGTTCCACCAAGctgttgattgctgcagaaacTGATAGGttggagaaaaaagaaaagctAATGGATGAGTTGTCAAAGATATCTGACATTGATGTTGTGCAAAGGTTCAAGGCTGCAAAGAAGATAGCTGATAGTGAAAATTTGATGGTTTTATTTTTTGGAGCATCGGATGCAGAGAAGAAACAACTTGTGGATGCTATACTTGCCCGTGAAATATAA